The following are encoded together in the Methanosarcina flavescens genome:
- a CDS encoding helix-turn-helix transcriptional regulator — MENTLLDLILLSEKRKNVLLLLLEGPKDIETIKKALSASATAVQPQVKKLKEQHLVVQEKNLYRLSEIGRVVAEKMKPLVDTLAVLEENVDYWADREMNEIPDFLLRRIYELGHCTIIEPQIDHMFEMIPEYVKNVRLAKKLDAVLPYFHPLFPSFYMEIAEKGIPISLVLPKSVLKRWVEDYREQTEQYLKKENAKLFTCTDCERIPAITATDSFMAMALFPKSTVFDRKYVICFEPGSLVWGKELYNYYEQRSEQINNIDNYTETP; from the coding sequence ATGGAGAATACTCTACTCGACCTGATCCTTCTATCTGAGAAAAGAAAGAATGTGTTGCTTCTTCTGCTTGAGGGACCAAAGGATATTGAAACAATAAAAAAAGCCCTCAGTGCCAGTGCAACCGCAGTCCAGCCGCAGGTAAAAAAGCTCAAAGAACAGCACCTGGTAGTTCAGGAAAAAAACCTCTACAGGTTAAGCGAGATAGGCAGAGTTGTAGCTGAAAAGATGAAGCCGCTTGTAGATACGCTTGCCGTTCTCGAAGAAAATGTAGATTACTGGGCAGACCGGGAAATGAACGAGATTCCAGACTTTCTCCTTCGAAGAATTTACGAGCTTGGGCACTGCACCATAATTGAACCTCAGATAGACCACATGTTTGAGATGATCCCGGAATATGTCAAAAATGTTCGGCTGGCAAAAAAGCTTGATGCTGTACTTCCTTACTTCCATCCTCTTTTTCCTTCTTTTTACATGGAAATTGCCGAGAAAGGAATACCAATATCACTTGTTTTACCCAAATCCGTCCTGAAAAGGTGGGTTGAGGATTATAGGGAACAGACCGAGCAATATCTTAAAAAAGAAAATGCAAAACTTTTTACCTGTACAGATTGTGAGAGGATTCCTGCGATCACAGCAACTGATAGCTTTATGGCAATGGCACTTTTCCCGAAAAGTACGGTATTTGACAGGAAGTATGTGATTTGCTTTGAGCCAGGATCTCTGGTGTGGGGAAAAGAACTCTA